A window of the Clupea harengus chromosome 8, Ch_v2.0.2, whole genome shotgun sequence genome harbors these coding sequences:
- the rom1a gene encoding rod outer segment membrane protein 1a, which produces MVLMKMKFSFQKRVKLAQSLWLLSWMATVAGSITFCLGCFLKIELRKRAEVMGNTDIYIVPHTLMIVGLGGLGINYFAGRICQDALDPSRFPQWKTFLKPYFGASMFVTFLMFMAMLMSFIMKGSLESSLLIGLRKGIRFYKDTDTPGRCFQKQSIDRLQMDFQCCGNDDYRDWFEVQWISNRYLDLSTKDVKDRIKSNVDGRYLLDGVPFSCCNPSSPRPCIQYQLTNDTAHFSYEHQTEELNLYLRGCREALVSYYGGLMNTIGVIVLSVLLVQGSVLASLRYLQTSLEALEGQADAEAESEGYLLEKSVKETVMEWLEPVLKLLQLNQVASEEGDAAPA; this is translated from the exons ATGGTGTTAATGAAGATGAAGTTCTCTTTCCAGAAGAGGGTGAAACTAGCCCAGAGCCTGTGGCTGCTCTCCTGGATGGCCACAGTGGCGGGATCCATCACCTTCTGCCTGGGCTGTTTCCTGAAAATTGAGTTGCGCAAAAGGGCTGAG GTAATGGGCAACACCGACATTTACATCGTACCTCACACCCTGATGATCGTGGGCCTGGGCGGTCTGGGGATCAACTACTTTGCCGGACGAATCTGTCAGGATGCCCTGGACCCGAGTCGATTCCCGCAGTGGAAGACCTTCCTGAAGCCCTACTTTGGCGCCTCCATGTTCGTCACCTTCCTCATGTTCATGGCCATGCTTATGAGCTTCATCATGAAGGGCTCCCTGGAATCCTCCCTGCTGATTGGTCTGAGGAAGGGCATCCGCTTCTACAAGGATACGGATACGCCCGGCCGCTGTTTCCAGAAGCAGTCCATTGACCGCCTTCAGATGGATTTCCAATGCTGCGGCAACGATGACTACAGGGATTGGTTTGAGGTGCAGTGGATCAGCAATCGCTACCTTGACCTCAGCACCAAGGACGTTAAAGA CCGCATCAAAAGCAATGTGGATGGACGCTACCTGTTGGACGGTGTCCCCTTTAGTTGCTGCAACCCCAGCTCCCCTCGACCCTGCATCCAGTACCAGCTGACCAACGACACCGCCCATTTCAGCTACGAGCACCAGACGGAGGAGCTCAACCTATACCTCCGCGGGTGCAGGGAGGCCCTGGTCAGCTATTACGGTGGCTTGATGAACACCATCGGAGTGATTGTACTCTCTGTGCTCCTGGTTCAG GGCTCAGTCCTGGCCAGCCTCAGGTACCTGCAGACATCCCTGGAGGCGCTGGAGGGACAGGCGGACGCAGAGGCCGAGTCCGAGGGCTACCTCCTGGAGAAGAGCGTGAAGGAGACCGTGATGGAGTGGTTAGAGCCTGTGCTCAAACTTCTTCAGCTGAACCAGGTGGCCTCTGAGGAGGGGGACGCAGCGCCAGCCTGA
- the si:dkey-273o13.3 gene encoding uncharacterized protein si:dkey-273o13.3: protein MPHSAGHMATSPGVHSGGELESHSSKSSSSRNSPTGQDDLSTSTYMGPPPAYRDSGSEMEKIRFLQGQNEDLQHTLLQTSVRMDCLGAEFKTGHQVLESELQSTRVELSSLLDRFKNLQSNYSCTQESNNLLEKKLHCVAGNLDGERDRLNQRIDQLTEQLAVAKTTIHSLEAINVTSMLPGAMEKQLQSDDAAKQLTLPATPPPVQFLDHSHYNQAGADQPLGPVPEEEESDWSEMGDEARQYVPIGHHDGAAILTWISGHRSHWVEGDTESESGGEEVIRQYPTRPLQIPHLQFTVHQETVPILMDDVSSTSFQKYHRDPAEDHHFPPPRKLGSPIRILSASMEEISGAGLKMQGHSTNCTEAAMDRHHPRGDVTESPEEEGQIVHSWREAQGHGTAGGGGGGVEHAASLRTLQEAERLLHRYISQSPPRVVEEVLNGERTKL, encoded by the exons ATGCCCCATTCAGCTGGCCATATGGCAACATCTCCAGGGGTTCACTCAGGCGGGGAGCTGGAATCACATTCCAGCAAATCCAGTTCCTCTAGAAACAGTCCTACAGGCCAAGATGATCTGTCAACATCTACTTATATGGGTCCTCCGCCAGCCTATAGA GACAGTGgatcagagatggagaaaatTAG ATTTCTTCAAGGGCAGAATGAGGATCTCCAGCATACGTTACTTCAGACCTCTGTCCGCATGGACTGCTTGGGGGCAGAGTTTAAAACTGGCCACCAGGTTCTGGAGAGTGAGCTACAGAGTACTCGCGTGGAGCTCAGCAGCCTCTTGGACAGGTTCAAGAA TCTGCAGTCCAATTACTCATGTACTCAAGAGAGTAACAACCTTCTGGAGAAGAAGCTTCATTGTGTG GCTGGAAATTTGGATGGAGAACGTGATCGCTTGAACCAGCGCATAGACCAGTTGACAGAGCAGCTGGCAGTTGCTAAGACGACCATTCACAGCCTGGAGGCCATTAAC GTAACATCAATGTTGCCGGGAGCCATGGAAAAACAATTACAATCAGATGACGCTGCCAAACAGCTCACGCTCCCAGCCACCCCCCCTCCTGTCCAGTTCCTGGACCACAGCCATTATAACCAGGCTGGTGCTGACCAACCACTGGGACCTGttccagaggaagaggaatcCGATTGGTCAGAGATGGGAGACGAGGCACGTCAGTATGTGCCAATTGGCCATCACGACGGCGCTGCCATCCTGACCTGGATCAGTGGCCACCGCAGTCATTGGGTGGAGGGTGACACGGAGAGCGAATCAGGTGGTGAGGAGGTCATTCGACAGTACCCTACTCGCCCGCTGCAGATACCCCACCTCCAGTTCACGGTGCACCAGGAGACCGTACCCATCCTCATGGACGACGTCAGCTCCACCTCCTTCCAAAAGTATCACCGTGACCCGGCGGAAGATCACCACTTCCCGCCGCCCCGCAAACTGGGCTCGCCCATCCGCATCCTCTCGGCCAGCATGGAGGAGATCAGCGGCGCGGGGCTGAAGATGCAGGGCCACTCGACGAACTGCACCGAGGCCGCGATGGATCGCCACCATCCCCGAGGAGACGTCACAGAGTCCCCCGAGGAAGAGGGCCAGATCGTCCACAGCTGGAGAGAGGCCCAAGGGCATGGCACGgctggtggagggggtggtggtgtggagcATGCAGCCAGCCTGAGAACCCTTCAGGAGGCTGAGAGGCTGCTCCATCGTTACATCAGCCAGTCACCGCCACGGGTGGTAGAGGAAGTACTCAATGGGGAGAGAACCAAACTGTAA